The Actinocatenispora sera genome has a window encoding:
- a CDS encoding cell division protein FtsK — protein MATRLVMSSRRRTVEVRRSLVEALPFWVRLPVWCGVGGYRLVKAAVQHPRTTAVTATLGTAGVLGGRWALAGVVLAPVAAAVVWRIAWPASFKQRVTPRLLRWQRRWIRYGRRWNGWMMRCRLGVSDRGGDVVVIPQIRRVEVTPAADRLLIDVPAGLTVDAIRQRSAELANAARALDCRVRSTGSPGLAWVEFQRKDVLVATIPALPIPRAAEGEDLVPLDLAAVPVGTREDGTPWTLPVLGRHVLVAGRSRAGKGSVLWSVLRYLAPAIRCGLVKVSGIDPKGGMELSIGRPLFTRYEADQLDAMVALLEAEADHMDCVASELAGNVRKFTPSMEHPLHLVVVDELATLTAYAPMEIRRRAENALGRLLTKGAAVGWAVLGLVQEPSKDIIPMRGLFTYRLALCLDTPSQVDMVLGDGMRDLGALADQISLSTPGMGYALSEFEKEPFRVRAAYVADDEIRAMAGEYAPITTDSNDIEDIPAAPMAGNGDEGQADKTEPADARPVEPVEVVELEECPPADVTPVVPDSLLAKLRNLPAAGGSDGTEAA, from the coding sequence ATGGCTACGCGGTTGGTGATGTCGAGCCGTCGCCGGACGGTGGAGGTACGCCGTTCGCTGGTGGAGGCGCTGCCGTTTTGGGTGCGGTTGCCGGTGTGGTGCGGTGTCGGCGGCTACCGGCTGGTGAAGGCCGCTGTCCAGCACCCTCGCACGACTGCGGTGACGGCGACGCTGGGAACGGCGGGGGTGCTGGGTGGCCGGTGGGCGCTGGCCGGTGTGGTCCTGGCCCCGGTTGCGGCCGCGGTGGTGTGGCGCATCGCCTGGCCTGCCTCGTTCAAGCAGCGGGTGACTCCTCGTCTGCTGCGGTGGCAGCGCCGGTGGATCCGGTACGGGCGGCGCTGGAACGGCTGGATGATGCGGTGTCGGCTCGGGGTGTCCGACCGGGGCGGCGATGTGGTGGTGATCCCGCAGATTCGGCGGGTGGAGGTCACCCCGGCGGCGGATCGGCTGCTGATCGACGTTCCGGCTGGGTTGACGGTGGACGCGATCCGGCAGCGGTCCGCTGAGCTGGCCAACGCGGCGCGGGCGTTGGACTGCCGGGTGCGGTCGACGGGTTCGCCGGGCCTGGCGTGGGTGGAGTTCCAGCGTAAGGACGTGTTGGTGGCCACCATTCCGGCGCTGCCGATCCCGCGCGCGGCGGAGGGTGAGGATCTGGTGCCGCTGGATCTGGCGGCGGTGCCGGTCGGTACCCGCGAGGACGGGACGCCGTGGACGTTGCCGGTGCTGGGGCGGCATGTGCTGGTGGCGGGCCGGTCTCGTGCGGGGAAGGGCTCGGTGCTGTGGTCGGTGCTGCGCTACCTGGCGCCGGCGATCCGGTGCGGGCTGGTGAAGGTGTCGGGCATTGACCCGAAGGGTGGCATGGAACTGTCCATCGGCCGCCCGCTGTTCACCCGGTACGAGGCGGACCAGCTGGACGCCATGGTGGCTTTGCTGGAGGCTGAGGCCGACCACATGGACTGCGTCGCCTCGGAGCTGGCCGGCAACGTCCGCAAGTTCACGCCCTCGATGGAACACCCGCTGCACCTGGTGGTCGTCGACGAGCTGGCGACGCTGACCGCGTACGCGCCGATGGAGATCCGGCGCCGGGCCGAGAACGCCCTGGGGCGGCTGCTGACCAAGGGCGCGGCGGTCGGCTGGGCAGTGCTGGGCCTGGTGCAGGAGCCGTCGAAGGACATCATCCCGATGCGCGGGCTGTTCACCTACCGGCTCGCGCTGTGTCTGGACACGCCCTCGCAGGTCGACATGGTGTTGGGCGACGGGATGCGCGACCTCGGGGCGCTGGCCGATCAGATCTCGCTGTCGACACCGGGCATGGGCTACGCGCTCAGCGAGTTCGAGAAGGAACCCTTCCGCGTCCGGGCGGCCTACGTCGCCGATGACGAGATCCGGGCCATGGCCGGCGAGTACGCGCCGATCACCACCGACTCCAACGACATCGAAGACATCCCGGCTGCCCCCATGGCTGGCAACGGCGACGAGGGCCAGGCGGACAAGACCGAACCTGCTGACGCCCGGCCGGTCGAGCCGGTGGAGGTGGTCGAGCTGGAGGAGTGCCCGCCGGCTGATGTCACGCCGGTGGTGCCGGACTCGCTGTTAGCCAAGCTGCGCAACCTGCCTGCTGCGGGCGGCTCGGACGGGACGGAGGCGGCGTGA
- a CDS encoding DUF2637 domain-containing protein: MAEASKTQRVEDVARLGIMGAIGVMAGAASFTHMHDWTMQALPHGTADWFGWANAVASELMPTCALLEIRRKRRAGGSIGYPVALLVASGLLSLGAQVSQAGDSLTSKGLAALPAVAFMLLVKLVFSGLPKSTNETKPVVPQQDSVAVPDHAKVEHPTAPASLAPAAPVAARPVSSTVPAAPVVPAAPVVPSGPVVPGRVNGRPVVIGQ; encoded by the coding sequence ATGGCTGAGGCAAGCAAGACGCAGCGGGTGGAGGATGTCGCCCGGCTCGGGATCATGGGCGCGATCGGCGTCATGGCCGGCGCGGCGTCGTTCACGCACATGCATGACTGGACGATGCAGGCGCTCCCGCACGGGACGGCCGACTGGTTCGGGTGGGCGAACGCGGTCGCCTCGGAGCTGATGCCCACGTGTGCGCTGTTGGAGATCCGCCGCAAGCGTCGGGCCGGCGGCTCGATCGGCTACCCGGTCGCGCTGCTGGTCGCTTCCGGGCTGCTGTCGCTGGGTGCGCAGGTCTCGCAGGCCGGTGACTCGCTGACCTCGAAGGGGCTGGCGGCGCTGCCGGCGGTGGCGTTCATGCTGCTGGTCAAGCTCGTGTTCTCCGGCCTGCCGAAGTCCACCAACGAGACGAAACCCGTTGTCCCGCAACAGGACTCGGTCGCTGTTCCGGATCACGCGAAGGTCGAGCATCCGACGGCTCCTGCCTCGTTGGCGCCTGCCGCTCCGGTTGCGGCTCGTCCGGTGTCGTCCACCGTCCCGGCTGCTCCGGTTGTGCCGGCTGCTCCGGTGGTCCCGTCGGGTCCGGTTGTGCCGGGCCGGGTCAACGGTCGTCCGGTGGTGATCGGCCAATGA